A genomic window from Candidatus Kouleothrix ribensis includes:
- a CDS encoding SDR family NAD(P)-dependent oxidoreductase: MSGKICIVTGASSGLGRAIAAELARMGATVVLACRSQARGTAAQAAIQALTGNPNVEFMPLDVAVQQSVRDFAAAYTQAHSRLHVLINNAAIFTAHRSTTPDGLETMFATNHLGPFLLTQLLLEVLKASALARVINITGPAATRVRLDDLQSEYMFHSVDAFAASRLCAQLCSFELARRLDGRGVTVNLVNPGPIRSNLMHEAPAIVRGLWWLAAAPPERAARTPLYLASERTIAGVTGKLFKHRREVTPHPYARDLAMQRELWAASMELTGLAHAS, from the coding sequence ATGAGCGGAAAAATCTGCATCGTCACCGGCGCAAGCTCCGGTCTGGGCCGGGCCATCGCTGCCGAGCTGGCGCGCATGGGCGCGACGGTTGTGCTGGCCTGCCGCAGCCAGGCGCGCGGCACCGCCGCCCAGGCGGCCATCCAGGCGCTCACCGGCAACCCAAACGTCGAGTTCATGCCGCTCGACGTGGCCGTGCAGCAGTCGGTGCGCGATTTCGCGGCGGCCTACACCCAGGCGCATAGCCGGCTGCATGTGCTGATCAACAATGCCGCCATCTTCACCGCCCATCGCAGCACCACACCCGATGGCCTGGAGACCATGTTCGCCACCAATCACCTCGGCCCATTCTTGCTGACGCAGCTGCTGCTCGAGGTGCTCAAGGCCAGCGCACTGGCGCGGGTGATCAACATTACCGGGCCGGCCGCCACACGCGTGCGGCTCGACGACTTGCAGAGCGAGTATATGTTCCACTCGGTCGACGCATTCGCCGCCTCGCGGCTATGCGCCCAGCTGTGCAGCTTCGAGCTGGCGCGCCGCCTCGATGGGCGCGGCGTGACGGTCAACCTGGTCAACCCTGGCCCGATACGCTCAAACCTGATGCACGAGGCACCTGCGATCGTACGTGGGCTGTGGTGGCTCGCGGCCGCACCACCCGAGCGCGCCGCGCGCACCCCGCTCTACCTCGCGTCCGAACGCACGATCGCCGGCGTCACCGGCAAGTTGTTCAAGCATCGCCGTGAGGTTACGCCACACCCTTATGCGCGCGACCTGGCCATGCAGCGCGAACTGTGGGCTGCCAGTATGGAGTTGACCGGGCTGGCCCACGCATCCTAA
- a CDS encoding GAF domain-containing protein has translation MPNQNPALSRIEAMLRQPAMRIWLPAALIIIALFIALGPPAHMDTALIPTALLALLLFLGHRLAIELEDGSALTPAPALLIAGLTLVSWPLLLAAALLGTLATLVFRPRSLARTLAESGSRCLVAGLITPVYLATLPPGGLPYSTPAGLLGLLLIGALAYTVELLTSADSDTPTPLPARLRARFTALRWYVLAMVPLGGLLGALWPINLWLFVLGLAPLAVAQYLFGSAIALRRTSADLARIARQHEALAARTERLQALATTMIGTLDVQAMLEILCRRLAALLDAPAGWVVLLDESAHPQLMAHHNLPADGQLSIPDPQGYLALLERGKVMLVTDERGQALMPTNSDRPPQWLAVLCIPLLGEGDGTGTTAPLLGAICLAFEQLRGLDAGEQRVLSSFAHQAAVSIENARLFDALGRKQAELIQSSKLAAVGTFAAGIAHEFNNLLGSMLGNAELGQRMRDLDEKDHALTVVIQACRRGRSITRGLLTFARRQEHHRAMANVIDAIDETLTLVEIELQKSHIQLVRAIEPVPSTVCDLGQLAQVVLNLITNARDAMLPAGGTLTIGLRERRNLIEISVGDTGMGIPAEIRDKIFEPFITTKGTLDGSQTPGTGLGLSVSYGIVQEHGGTIEVDSTPGRGTTMTVRLPVVSAEAFERELVVGA, from the coding sequence ATGCCCAACCAGAACCCTGCCCTGTCGCGCATCGAAGCTATGCTCCGGCAGCCAGCCATGCGGATCTGGCTCCCGGCGGCCCTGATCATCATCGCCCTGTTCATCGCGCTCGGCCCCCCCGCGCATATGGATACCGCGCTCATCCCCACCGCATTGCTGGCCCTGCTGCTATTTCTGGGCCACCGCCTGGCGATCGAACTCGAAGACGGCAGTGCGCTCACGCCTGCGCCGGCGCTGCTGATCGCCGGGCTGACGCTTGTGAGCTGGCCGCTTCTGCTCGCAGCCGCGCTGCTGGGCACGCTGGCCACGCTGGTATTCCGGCCGCGCTCGCTCGCGCGCACCCTGGCCGAGTCCGGCAGCCGCTGCCTGGTCGCCGGGCTGATTACGCCAGTGTACCTAGCGACACTGCCACCCGGTGGCCTGCCCTACAGCACGCCGGCCGGCCTGCTCGGGCTGCTGCTGATCGGCGCGCTGGCGTACACCGTCGAGCTGCTCACCAGTGCCGACAGCGACACGCCCACGCCGCTACCGGCACGGCTGCGCGCCCGGTTCACCGCGCTGCGCTGGTATGTACTCGCGATGGTGCCGCTGGGTGGCCTGCTCGGCGCACTCTGGCCAATCAACCTGTGGCTGTTCGTGCTTGGCCTGGCGCCGCTGGCCGTGGCCCAATACCTGTTCGGCAGCGCGATTGCCCTGCGCCGCACCAGCGCCGACCTGGCCAGGATCGCGCGGCAGCACGAGGCGCTGGCCGCCCGTACCGAGCGGCTCCAGGCGTTGGCCACAACCATGATCGGCACGCTCGATGTGCAGGCCATGCTCGAGATCCTGTGCCGGCGGCTGGCCGCGCTGCTCGACGCGCCGGCCGGCTGGGTGGTGCTGCTCGACGAGTCGGCCCACCCCCAGCTGATGGCGCACCACAACCTGCCGGCCGACGGCCAGCTGAGCATCCCCGACCCGCAGGGCTACCTTGCGCTGCTCGAGCGCGGCAAGGTTATGCTCGTGACCGACGAGCGCGGCCAGGCGCTGATGCCTACCAACTCCGATCGGCCGCCGCAGTGGTTGGCGGTGCTGTGCATCCCACTGCTGGGCGAGGGCGACGGCACCGGCACGACGGCGCCGCTGCTCGGCGCGATCTGCCTGGCGTTCGAGCAGCTGCGCGGGCTCGATGCCGGCGAGCAGCGCGTGCTCAGCTCGTTCGCCCATCAGGCCGCCGTCTCGATCGAGAATGCACGCCTGTTCGACGCGCTGGGCCGTAAGCAGGCCGAGCTCATCCAATCATCTAAGCTCGCCGCTGTTGGCACATTCGCCGCCGGGATCGCCCACGAGTTCAACAACCTGCTCGGCAGCATGCTCGGCAATGCCGAGCTCGGCCAGCGCATGCGCGACCTCGATGAGAAAGATCACGCGCTCACTGTGGTGATCCAGGCCTGCCGGCGCGGGCGCAGCATCACCCGTGGCCTGCTGACCTTCGCGCGCCGGCAGGAGCATCACCGCGCCATGGCCAATGTGATCGATGCGATTGACGAGACGCTCACACTGGTAGAGATCGAGCTGCAGAAGTCGCACATCCAGCTGGTGCGCGCGATCGAGCCGGTGCCGTCGACGGTCTGCGACCTGGGCCAGCTGGCGCAGGTGGTGCTGAACCTGATCACCAACGCCCGCGACGCCATGCTGCCTGCAGGCGGTACGCTCACGATAGGCCTGCGCGAGCGCCGCAACTTGATCGAGATCAGTGTCGGCGATACCGGCATGGGCATCCCGGCCGAGATCCGCGACAAGATCTTCGAGCCGTTCATAACCACCAAAGGCACGCTCGACGGCAGCCAGACACCCGGCACCGGCCTGGGTTTGTCGGTGTCGTACGGTATCGTCCAGGAGCACGGCGGCACGATCGAGGTCGATAGCACGCCCGGCCGCGGCACAACCATGACCGTGCGCCTGCCGGTCGTCAGCGCCGAGGCCTTCGAGCGCGAGCTGGTGGTAGGCGCCTGA
- a CDS encoding MBL fold metallo-hydrolase yields the protein MPNDRLTIRFWGVRGSYPVPGPRTVRYGGNTACVEIQAGQHTIILDAGTGIINLGADLMRRAQAHGGQPITATILFSHMHNDHTQGFPFFDPAYVGASTLHILGPKVFESDLEETLSHAMLPPSFPLALEDLPSLKILRNVNETDIVLIGPGSADVQVLNIYHNEIDQSPDLVRVRTYHSYAHPKSGVNIYSISWRGKMVVYATDTEGYVQSDQRLVRFAKDADLLIHDAQYRIEDYTNPTKPKQGWGHSTPEMAIAVAQACSAKQLVLFHHEPTYDDATIDAIEVNAQAIFPNVRAAYEGMEIQL from the coding sequence ATGCCGAACGATCGATTGACCATTCGCTTTTGGGGTGTGCGCGGAAGCTACCCTGTGCCCGGCCCGCGCACGGTGCGCTACGGTGGCAACACCGCGTGCGTCGAGATTCAGGCCGGCCAGCATACGATCATCCTCGATGCCGGCACCGGGATCATCAACCTGGGCGCCGACCTGATGCGCCGCGCGCAGGCCCACGGTGGCCAGCCAATCACCGCGACCATCCTGTTCAGCCACATGCACAACGACCACACCCAGGGCTTTCCATTCTTCGATCCGGCCTATGTCGGCGCCAGCACGCTGCATATCCTGGGGCCGAAGGTGTTCGAGAGCGACCTGGAAGAGACGCTTTCGCACGCCATGCTGCCGCCCAGCTTCCCGCTGGCGCTGGAAGACCTGCCGTCGCTCAAGATCCTGCGCAATGTGAACGAGACCGATATTGTGCTGATCGGGCCGGGCAGCGCCGATGTGCAGGTGCTGAATATCTACCACAACGAGATCGATCAGTCGCCCGACCTTGTGCGTGTGCGCACCTACCACAGCTATGCGCACCCCAAGAGCGGCGTGAACATCTATAGCATCAGCTGGCGTGGCAAGATGGTGGTGTATGCGACCGATACCGAGGGCTATGTGCAGAGCGATCAGCGGCTGGTGCGGTTCGCCAAAGACGCCGATCTGCTGATTCACGATGCGCAGTATCGTATTGAAGATTACACGAACCCGACCAAGCCCAAGCAGGGTTGGGGCCATAGTACGCCCGAGATGGCGATCGCGGTGGCGCAGGCGTGCAGCGCGAAGCAGCTGGTGCTGTTCCACCACGAACCAACCTACGACGACGCCACGATCGACGCGATCGAAGTGAACGCCCAGGCAATCTTCCCGAATGTACGCGCCGCATACGAGGGGATGGAGATCCAGCTATGA
- a CDS encoding lactonase family protein, producing MSNSNPQLVLAGSYGAATAPGIYLLEFDAASGALTQRATFAGIESPSFLALHPNGRWLYSTSETSQANGAPGRVWALHIDRAALAFEAINTQPSGGDWPCHLAIDPTGRWLLVSNYGSGSVGVLPILADGSLGALAHRVQHTGSGPNLQRQEGPHAHSATFTPDGRFAIVADLGLDQLVLYTLDQATGQLGEHSRAQLPPGAGPRHIAFHPSGRLLYVANELGNSVAAYSYQPGGGVLALAQVIDTLPAGAPESYVADIHLAPDGGRLYASNRGHNSLAVYDIGAEGQLVRVAVAPCGGNWPRNFAVAPGGRFVLVANQYSGDLAVLPLGAALPVGPAVAHVAVPTAAFVLFA from the coding sequence ATGAGCAATTCTAATCCACAGCTGGTGCTGGCCGGCAGCTACGGCGCAGCCACCGCACCCGGTATCTACCTGCTCGAGTTTGATGCGGCCAGCGGGGCGCTGACGCAGCGCGCGACGTTCGCGGGGATCGAAAGCCCATCGTTCCTGGCGCTGCACCCAAACGGGCGCTGGCTGTATAGCACCAGCGAGACCAGCCAGGCCAATGGTGCGCCCGGCCGGGTGTGGGCGTTGCATATCGATCGCGCCGCCCTGGCGTTTGAGGCGATCAACACCCAGCCGAGCGGCGGCGACTGGCCCTGCCACCTGGCGATCGACCCGACCGGCCGCTGGCTGCTGGTGTCGAACTATGGCAGCGGCAGTGTCGGCGTGCTGCCAATCCTGGCCGATGGCTCGCTCGGCGCGCTGGCGCACCGCGTGCAGCATACCGGCAGCGGCCCCAACTTGCAGCGCCAGGAAGGGCCACACGCGCACTCGGCCACCTTCACCCCCGACGGCCGCTTCGCGATCGTGGCCGATTTAGGCCTCGACCAGCTGGTGCTCTATACGCTCGACCAGGCTACCGGCCAGCTTGGCGAGCACAGCCGCGCACAGCTGCCGCCAGGCGCCGGCCCACGCCATATCGCCTTTCACCCGAGCGGCCGGCTGCTGTATGTGGCCAACGAGCTGGGCAATAGCGTGGCAGCCTACAGCTACCAGCCAGGCGGCGGCGTGCTCGCCCTGGCCCAGGTGATCGACACACTGCCGGCGGGTGCGCCCGAGAGCTATGTCGCCGATATTCACCTTGCGCCAGACGGCGGCCGGCTGTATGCCTCGAATCGTGGCCACAACAGCCTGGCAGTGTACGACATCGGCGCGGAAGGCCAGCTCGTGCGTGTTGCGGTGGCCCCGTGCGGCGGCAACTGGCCGCGCAACTTCGCAGTTGCGCCCGGCGGGCGGTTCGTGCTGGTAGCCAATCAATACAGCGGCGATCTGGCGGTGCTGCCGTTGGGTGCAGCCCTGCCGGTCGGCCCGGCCGTGGCACATGTGGCCGTGCCGACCGCCGCGTTTGTGCTGTTTGCATAA
- the mutS gene encoding DNA mismatch repair protein MutS, with translation MHQLDRRLQHRKLRDQLAAEFPDCELLNWYIQFRELKAAHPDTVLLYRLGDFYEAFDDDAKLIADLLEVTLTYKKFANHKHTKADQRAPMAGMPYHAIERYVSALVGAGYRVAIAEQVSETPSSKSDTRPRSVFAAGLEQGERRRDIVDREVVRVITPGTVIDSGMLTATQNNYLVALLADGARVGLAYADLSTGEFCCTEFGGDRAAQQAQGELARLQASEVLVPDDTSLRLPGLAPSSAQLAHDLEFMTKDEREMLLPGERVARHVERENTARWAHGHVTSWPAWRWKLSTAADALQQQLRVRALDGFGLHDKPLATRAAGAIVQYIHETQRNTVGQIATLRTYTTGGTMFLDPQTRRNLELLEGGASGKARDSLVGVIDHTRTPMGGRLLRRWLSQPLLDLAQLQVRQDGVQHFVDDALLRATVREQLKAIGDLERVVNRVLQGISVATPRDSVRLREGLRALPALALALGGWMPPQPVPTAEPAPTAPAADRSAPIEADDAPATPAPQPIAAKPSLREQREARQRLAARYTDDDLFGEGGWDDEPAVPQPPVAAPRHPQANSGPDQLPPPAEPAAPHTQLDPCGDLLAFLERALDDDPPALLGASNYLRAADEQGEQPRRVIRPGFTDRMDLIIEKTLGAQQWINDLEATEQERTGIKSLRVGYNKVFGYYIEVARSFAGKVPNDYIRKQTLTTGERYITPELKEREDVVLRAKETLNELEMAAFREICAAVAAQGQRLLGTARALAEIDVYAALAEAAVRGRYVRPTLTDDTRLRISGGRHPVVEQRLAEPFIANDTLLDTDAQQILLITGPNMAGKSTVMRQVALIVLMAQIGSFVPADAAEIGLVDRIFTRIGAQDDIATGQSTFMIEMTETAALLLQSTRRSLIVLDEVGRGTSTYDGMAIARAVVEYLHNEPRLGCRTLFATHYHELTELEQVLPRVKNYHMAAVEQDQGVVFLHELRRGGVDRSYGIHVAELAGIPRAVIRRAGELLAELEHEPKAGAAARRERPASGTRPPPDSMQLGLFDTAPSPVIELLRRLNVNELTPIEALTKLYELQRLANQS, from the coding sequence ATGCATCAGCTCGACCGACGCCTGCAGCACCGGAAGCTGCGCGATCAGCTTGCCGCTGAATTCCCTGATTGCGAGCTACTGAACTGGTACATCCAGTTTCGCGAGCTCAAGGCTGCCCACCCCGACACCGTCTTGCTCTACCGGCTCGGCGATTTCTACGAGGCCTTCGACGATGATGCCAAGCTGATCGCCGATCTGCTCGAAGTAACCCTCACCTACAAAAAGTTCGCCAACCATAAGCATACCAAAGCCGACCAGCGCGCGCCCATGGCCGGCATGCCCTACCACGCGATCGAGCGCTATGTCAGCGCGCTGGTTGGCGCGGGCTACCGCGTGGCAATCGCCGAGCAGGTTTCAGAGACGCCCTCGAGCAAATCCGACACGCGCCCGCGCTCGGTGTTTGCCGCCGGGCTCGAGCAGGGCGAGCGCCGCCGCGATATTGTCGATCGCGAGGTCGTGCGCGTGATCACGCCTGGCACCGTGATCGATAGCGGCATGCTTACGGCGACCCAGAATAACTACCTGGTGGCGCTGCTGGCCGATGGCGCGCGCGTGGGCCTGGCGTATGCCGATCTGAGCACCGGCGAGTTCTGCTGCACCGAGTTCGGCGGCGACCGCGCGGCCCAGCAGGCTCAGGGCGAGCTGGCCCGGCTGCAGGCCAGCGAGGTGCTGGTGCCCGACGATACCTCGCTGCGTTTGCCGGGGCTTGCGCCAAGCAGCGCACAGCTCGCGCACGACCTTGAGTTCATGACGAAGGACGAGCGCGAGATGCTCCTGCCCGGCGAGCGGGTGGCACGCCATGTCGAGCGCGAGAACACCGCCCGCTGGGCGCACGGCCACGTCACCAGCTGGCCAGCCTGGCGCTGGAAGCTTAGCACCGCCGCCGACGCGCTGCAGCAGCAGCTGCGCGTGCGCGCGCTCGACGGCTTCGGCCTGCACGATAAGCCGCTGGCCACCCGCGCGGCCGGCGCGATTGTCCAGTACATCCACGAAACCCAGCGCAACACGGTTGGCCAGATCGCGACACTGCGTACCTATACCACCGGCGGCACGATGTTCCTCGACCCGCAGACTCGCCGCAACCTCGAGCTGCTCGAGGGCGGCGCGAGCGGCAAGGCCCGCGACTCGCTGGTGGGCGTGATCGATCATACCCGCACGCCAATGGGCGGGCGCCTGCTGCGCCGCTGGCTGTCGCAGCCGCTGCTCGACCTTGCTCAGCTGCAGGTACGCCAGGACGGTGTGCAGCACTTTGTCGACGACGCGCTGCTGCGCGCGACTGTGCGCGAACAGCTCAAGGCGATCGGCGATCTCGAGCGCGTGGTCAACCGGGTGCTCCAGGGTATTAGCGTGGCGACCCCGCGCGACAGCGTGCGCCTGCGCGAGGGCCTGCGCGCGCTACCGGCGCTGGCGCTGGCGCTAGGCGGATGGATGCCGCCGCAGCCCGTGCCAACGGCCGAACCTGCGCCGACTGCCCCCGCCGCTGATCGATCTGCACCGATCGAGGCGGATGATGCGCCAGCCACACCCGCGCCGCAGCCGATTGCAGCCAAACCCAGCCTGCGCGAGCAGCGCGAGGCGCGCCAGCGGCTGGCCGCGCGCTACACCGACGACGACCTGTTTGGCGAGGGCGGCTGGGATGACGAGCCGGCGGTGCCGCAGCCACCGGTGGCCGCGCCGCGCCACCCACAGGCCAATAGCGGCCCCGATCAGCTACCCCCGCCCGCCGAGCCGGCAGCCCCGCACACGCAGCTCGATCCATGCGGCGATCTGCTGGCGTTTCTCGAGCGCGCGCTCGACGATGACCCACCGGCGCTGCTGGGTGCTTCGAACTACCTGCGCGCCGCCGACGAGCAGGGCGAGCAGCCACGCCGGGTGATCCGGCCTGGCTTCACCGATCGGATGGACCTGATCATCGAGAAGACGCTCGGCGCGCAGCAGTGGATCAACGACCTCGAGGCCACCGAGCAAGAGCGCACCGGCATTAAATCGCTGCGAGTCGGCTATAACAAGGTCTTTGGCTACTACATCGAAGTCGCGCGCAGCTTCGCCGGCAAAGTGCCGAACGACTACATCCGCAAGCAGACGCTGACCACCGGCGAGCGCTACATTACGCCCGAGCTGAAAGAGCGCGAAGACGTGGTGCTACGCGCGAAAGAGACGCTGAACGAGCTTGAGATGGCCGCCTTTCGCGAGATCTGTGCGGCGGTGGCGGCCCAGGGCCAGCGGCTGCTAGGCACCGCGCGCGCGCTGGCCGAAATCGATGTGTATGCGGCACTGGCCGAGGCGGCGGTGCGCGGGCGATACGTGCGCCCAACCCTCACCGACGACACGCGGCTGCGGATCAGCGGCGGGCGGCACCCGGTGGTCGAGCAGCGCCTGGCCGAGCCGTTCATCGCCAACGATACCCTGCTCGACACCGACGCCCAGCAGATTCTGCTGATTACCGGCCCGAACATGGCCGGCAAGAGCACTGTGATGCGCCAGGTGGCGCTGATCGTGCTGATGGCGCAGATCGGCTCGTTCGTGCCGGCCGATGCGGCCGAGATCGGGCTGGTCGATCGGATCTTCACCCGAATTGGTGCGCAAGACGATATCGCCACCGGCCAGAGCACCTTCATGATCGAGATGACCGAGACCGCCGCGCTGTTGCTCCAGAGCACCCGGCGCAGCCTGATCGTGCTCGACGAGGTCGGCCGCGGCACAAGCACCTACGATGGCATGGCCATCGCCCGCGCCGTAGTCGAGTATCTGCATAACGAGCCACGGCTGGGCTGCCGCACGCTGTTCGCCACACACTACCACGAGCTGACTGAGCTAGAGCAGGTGCTGCCGCGCGTGAAAAATTACCACATGGCCGCAGTCGAGCAGGATCAGGGCGTGGTGTTCTTGCACGAATTGCGCCGCGGCGGCGTCGATCGCTCGTATGGCATCCACGTGGCCGAGCTGGCCGGCATTCCACGCGCCGTGATCCGCCGCGCCGGCGAGCTGCTGGCCGAGCTCGAGCACGAGCCAAAGGCCGGGGCTGCTGCACGCCGTGAGCGCCCGGCCAGCGGCACACGGCCACCGCCCGACAGTATGCAGCTGGGCCTGTTCGACACCGCACCTAGCCCCGTGATCGAGCTGCTGCGGCGCCTGAACGTCAACGAGCTAACGCCGATTGAGGCGCTGACCAAGCTGTACGAGCTACAGCGACTGGCAAATCAGTCGTAA
- the xth gene encoding exodeoxyribonuclease III: MTLFSWNVNGIRALEKKGFSAWLQASRADIVLLQETKCSPEQVSPALREPDGYYAEWCAAEKKGYSGVATFSRTPVATVRGLGRPRFDAEGRVLISTFPAFTVFNIYFPSGSSGMERVAFKLDFYAHVLEILRGYLGRGQRVIVAGDVNTAYAEIDLARPRENRKTSGFLPEERAALGQFFAAGLVDTFRHQRPAEAKYSWWSQVTNARERNIGWRLDYFLVSPNLVPYIIDADIHADITGSDHCPVSLTLALPEPSE, translated from the coding sequence ATCACGCTCTTCTCATGGAATGTTAACGGCATCCGCGCGCTTGAAAAAAAGGGCTTCTCGGCCTGGCTGCAGGCTAGCCGCGCCGATATTGTGCTACTTCAAGAGACCAAGTGTAGCCCCGAGCAGGTGTCGCCGGCGCTGCGCGAACCCGACGGCTATTATGCCGAGTGGTGCGCGGCCGAGAAGAAGGGCTATAGCGGCGTGGCAACCTTCTCGCGCACGCCCGTAGCCACGGTGCGCGGCCTGGGCCGCCCACGCTTCGATGCCGAGGGGCGGGTTCTGATCAGCACCTTCCCGGCCTTCACAGTTTTCAACATCTACTTTCCCTCAGGCAGCAGCGGCATGGAGCGGGTCGCATTCAAGCTCGACTTCTACGCGCATGTGCTTGAGATCCTGCGCGGCTACCTCGGCCGGGGCCAGCGCGTGATTGTCGCCGGCGATGTCAACACCGCCTATGCCGAGATCGACCTGGCCCGGCCGCGCGAGAACCGCAAGACATCGGGCTTTCTGCCCGAGGAGCGCGCGGCGCTGGGCCAATTCTTCGCCGCTGGGCTGGTCGATACCTTCCGCCACCAGCGGCCGGCCGAGGCCAAATACTCGTGGTGGTCGCAGGTCACCAACGCCCGTGAGCGCAATATCGGCTGGCGGCTGGATTACTTCCTGGTTTCACCAAACCTGGTACCCTACATCATCGATGCCGACATCCACGCCGATATCACCGGCTCGGATCACTGCCCCGTCAGCCTCACACTGGCACTGCCCGAGCCGAGCGAGTAG
- a CDS encoding AMP-binding protein, which translates to MTRASGNVPNMTDYEAERRDFKLVAPADFNWAYDVIDRWAADPQHQAMFWVGSDGTERPITFADFSRRSNQLANALAGLGVGHGDRVFLMLPRLVEWWESILGIMKVGAVSMPGTTLLTPKDIAYRANLAETRVVITDAAGAAKFDEVRDQCPTLKILIVVGDERPGWHAYEPLVVAADITRARLSTPSSDPCMIYFTSGTVGYPKMVLHTHASYPIGHVITGKYWLDLRPGDLHWNMSETGWAKAAWSNLFGPWNMGATLFIQDARGKFNPREALEFLQRYPITTLCAPPTIYRMLVLEDLGAYTFAALRHCIGAGEPLNPEVIDTWRTATGLTIRDGYGQTETVLLCGNFPPLEVKPGSMGKPSPGFDVAVIDFDGTVLPPNREGDIGVRIAPERPLGLFQEYWRNPDASAGCIRGDWYITGDRAIVDEDGYFWFVGRADDVILSAGYRIGPFEVESALIEHPAVAEAAVVASPDDLRGEIVKAFVILAPGHTPSDTLATEIQEHVKQATAPYKYPREIEFVAELPKTISGKIRRVELREREFKRRPNHQP; encoded by the coding sequence ATGACGCGAGCATCCGGCAATGTACCAAACATGACCGACTACGAGGCCGAACGGCGCGACTTCAAACTGGTGGCGCCGGCCGATTTCAACTGGGCCTACGACGTGATCGACCGCTGGGCCGCCGACCCGCAGCACCAGGCCATGTTCTGGGTCGGCAGCGACGGCACCGAACGCCCGATCACCTTCGCCGATTTCAGCCGCCGCTCGAATCAGCTGGCCAATGCGCTCGCGGGGCTGGGCGTGGGCCACGGCGACCGGGTGTTCCTCATGCTGCCGCGCCTGGTCGAATGGTGGGAGTCCATCCTGGGGATCATGAAGGTTGGCGCTGTGTCGATGCCCGGCACCACCCTGCTGACCCCCAAAGACATTGCCTACCGCGCGAACCTGGCCGAGACGCGTGTGGTGATCACCGATGCGGCCGGCGCAGCCAAGTTCGATGAAGTGCGCGACCAGTGCCCGACCCTGAAGATCTTGATCGTTGTCGGCGATGAGCGCCCTGGCTGGCATGCCTACGAGCCGCTGGTTGTGGCGGCCGACATCACGCGCGCGCGCCTGAGCACCCCCAGCAGCGACCCGTGTATGATCTACTTTACCTCGGGCACGGTCGGCTACCCCAAGATGGTGCTGCATACCCACGCCTCATACCCGATCGGCCACGTGATCACCGGCAAGTACTGGCTCGACCTGCGGCCGGGCGACCTGCATTGGAATATGTCGGAGACCGGCTGGGCCAAGGCCGCCTGGAGCAACCTGTTCGGCCCCTGGAACATGGGTGCGACGCTGTTCATTCAAGATGCGCGCGGCAAGTTCAACCCGCGCGAGGCGCTCGAGTTCCTACAGCGCTACCCGATCACCACGCTCTGCGCGCCGCCGACGATCTACCGCATGCTCGTGCTCGAAGATCTCGGTGCATATACCTTCGCGGCGCTGCGGCACTGCATCGGTGCCGGCGAGCCGCTCAACCCCGAGGTGATCGATACCTGGCGCACCGCGACCGGCCTGACTATTCGCGATGGCTACGGCCAGACCGAGACAGTGCTGCTATGTGGCAACTTCCCGCCGCTTGAGGTCAAACCCGGCTCGATGGGTAAGCCCTCGCCCGGCTTCGATGTGGCGGTGATCGACTTCGACGGCACGGTGCTGCCGCCCAACCGCGAGGGCGACATCGGCGTGCGGATCGCGCCCGAGCGCCCGCTTGGCCTGTTCCAGGAGTACTGGCGCAACCCCGACGCCAGCGCCGGCTGCATCCGCGGTGATTGGTATATTACCGGCGACCGGGCGATCGTCGATGAGGACGGCTATTTCTGGTTCGTGGGCCGCGCCGATGATGTGATCCTCAGCGCCGGCTACCGCATCGGCCCGTTCGAGGTCGAGAGCGCGCTGATCGAGCACCCGGCCGTAGCCGAGGCCGCCGTGGTGGCCAGCCCCGACGATCTGCGTGGCGAGATTGTCAAGGCCTTCGTGATCCTTGCGCCTGGCCACACACCTTCCGATACGCTGGCAACCGAGATCCAGGAGCATGTCAAGCAAGCGACCGCGCCCTATAAGTATCCGCGCGAGATCGAATTCGTGGCCGAGCTACCCAAGACGATTAGTGGCAAGATCCGGCGCGTCGAGCTGCGCGAGCGCGAGTTCAAACGCCGGCCGAACCATCAGCCGTAG